The stretch of DNA CCGGGGGTGCGCAGGCGGGTGGTGGTGACCTGCTGATTGGCATCGATGGACACCAGCACCGCCGGGGGGTGACCCGCGCTGGCGTAGAGCAGCTGACGGTTGGCGCAGTTGAGCACCCCGTACCAGATGGTGAAATACTTCTGGTTCTGGTCGCTCATCTGAAAGGTTTCGTTGAGGGCTCGCAGCACCTTTTCGGGGCGGTAGAAGCTCACGTCGGGCAGCGACTGCGATCGCAGCACATTCAGCACCGACGTTGACAGCAGCGCTGAGCCCAGCCCGTGCCCCGACACATCCAGCAGGTAGATGACCAAGTAGTCGGGGTCGAGCCAATAGTAGTCGTAGCAGTCGCCGCCGAGCTGTTGCGAGGGCAGAAACCGGGACTGAATCGGCACCCGGCCCGTCTGGTCGCCGGGTAAAAGCGATCGCACGTAGCCCTCGGCCTCGGCCATTTCGGCCTCCATCCGCTGCTTTTGCTGACGCAGGTCCTGGGTTAGCTGGTAGATGCGCAGACCCGCCCGCACCCGCGCATTTAGCTCATTGATGTCCACCGGCTTGGAGAGCAGGTCGTCGGCCCCCATCTCCAGCCCCTTGACGCGATCGGCGGTGCTGTAGCGGGCGGTCAGCAGCAGTAGCGACGTGATCGAGAGGATCGGGTGGTGCTTGAGGGTCTGACAGATGGCGAGGCCACCGATGTCCCCCGGAATATTCCAGTCACAGATAATTACCCCTGGCAGCAACTTCTCGGCCAGGGCCAGCCCCTCGGCCCCGCTGCGGGCCGTGGTCACGCTGTAGCCCTGCTGCTTGAGAGCACTGACCAAAAACTGCTCCGTGGCGGCATCGTGCTCAATGATGAGGATGTCGATCATGCTGCGCGTTGGACCGAAGGTGAATCGTATAACCGTGGGCGATGGCAAGCAGAGGGTAGATGCGGG from Leptolyngbya sp. KIOST-1 encodes:
- a CDS encoding SpoIIE family protein phosphatase → MIDILIIEHDAATEQFLVSALKQQGYSVTTARSGAEGLALAEKLLPGVIICDWNIPGDIGGLAICQTLKHHPILSITSLLLLTARYSTADRVKGLEMGADDLLSKPVDINELNARVRAGLRIYQLTQDLRQQKQRMEAEMAEAEGYVRSLLPGDQTGRVPIQSRFLPSQQLGGDCYDYYWLDPDYLVIYLLDVSGHGLGSALLSTSVLNVLRSQSLPDVSFYRPEKVLRALNETFQMSDQNQKYFTIWYGVLNCANRQLLYASAGHPPAVLVSIDANQQVTTTRLRTPGMPVGMLPDAKYQWQRCHLPPNSSLYLFSDGLYEVLQRNDKYIGLDAFVDLLALAKREKSVDHILDAVIKRQAGDVASDDMSLMMVSLD